One Pleurocapsa sp. PCC 7327 DNA segment encodes these proteins:
- a CDS encoding IS5 family transposase (programmed frameshift) yields MTYSQVKNLKPTEFKRLCGVYPETFKEMVKVLEAEKVLQKKTGRPNKLSAEDQILMTLEYWREYRTYFHIGTSWGINETTALRITRKVEDILMKSGLFNLPGKKAVQPQNTEIEIVVVDVAEHEIERPKKKQKAYYSGRQKCHTIKSQVLADAKTRQILCIAHEKGKSHDFKIWKNSKIGIEQQIECLADKGYQGIQKLHPNSRIPNKKKRNQQLSLEQKKFNRKLASERIVIENIHRSLKIFRILSSRYRNRRRRFGLRFNLIAGIYNYELLSHSNYAIA; encoded by the exons ATGACTTACTCTCAAGTAAAAAATTTAAAACCGACAGAGTTTAAACGGCTTTGTGGAGTATATCCAGAGACGTTTAAAGAGATGGTAAAAGTTCTAGAAGCCGAAAAAGTCTTACAAAAAAAAACAGGACGACCAAATAAATTAAGCGCAGAAGACCAAATCTTAATGACTCTTGAATATTGGCGAGAGTATCGCACCTATTTTCATATCGGAACTAGCTGGGGAATAAACGAGACAACGGCTTTACGAATCACCAGAAAAGTAGAAGATATTTTAATGAAATCGGGACTTTTCAATCTGCCTGGGAAAAAAGCTGTTCAACCCCAAAATACAGAAATTGAAATTGTCGTAGTAGATGTAGCAGAACATGAAATAGAAAGACCGA AAAAAAAACAAAAAGCTTACTACAGTGGTCGGCAAAAGTGTCACACGATAAAATCGCAAGTTTTAGCTGACGCAAAAACGAGACAAATTCTTTGTATTGCTCATGAGAAGGGAAAAAGTCATGATTTTAAGATTTGGAAAAATAGTAAAATAGGAATCGAACAACAGATAGAATGTTTGGCTGATAAAGGATATCAAGGAATTCAGAAACTTCATCCCAACAGTAGAATTCCCAACAAAAAAAAGCGCAATCAACAGTTAAGTCTAGAGCAAAAGAAGTTTAATCGTAAGTTAGCAAGTGAAAGGATTGTAATTGAAAATATTCATCGCAGTCTAAAAATATTCAGAATTCTTTCAAGTCGATATCGCAACCGAAGAAGACGGTTTGGGTTGAGATTTAATTTGATTGCTGGCATTTATAATTATGAACTTCTTTCCCACTCCAATTATGCGATCGCGTAA